The nucleotide sequence CCGTGGCCCTCCGCCCTCGCCCGCCTGCCGCCGGTGCTCCCGGACCTCGCCCTTGCCCGCGCGTTGCCACGACCGCTCCACACTTGCCCTCGCTGCACTAGCCCTTCCGTCGCCGCCGGACCTCGCCTGCCGCCATCGTCGctgacatcatcaccatcgacggacggtcaaacgttggacatggatACCCACGGctatacttattttgggaccgaGGTAGCATATCTATATCATAGTGTGATGAATATCGAGAGTTTCTAAAAGTTGACTGTCGTAACCTTGAGATAACAGTTATATAACTGTTTGCCAATTTCAAATGGAGTGTCACAAATAGAATTCAATAAATGTGCACTCCTTATCTTGATTGGTTGTTTTGGTTTGTTTCTTATTTATGTTTGGTgtctttttatatttatttgaaCTACATGTGTTAGGTTGTGATTGTAGCTCTTTTGAGCAAATGTAGGGATgttctattccattatcttaaaaaatcaaCTCCTTCCGTGTTTCAGGTTATAGACAAATTGTTTCTAAGTTTAACTatgtttatagacaaatatagttaatatttataatactaaattagtttcatcgaatcataattaaatatattttcataataaatttgtctttaggttgaaaatgttactatttttttctacaaatttagttaaacttaaagcaCTTTGATTTTAACTAAAGTCGAAATGTTTTATAagctaaaacagagggagtatatcaaaGTAATCAACAAACGACAATATATATAGCTCTTGGAACTTATCCGTTGGACGCTCTAGTCCTCAGTCAAAGTTATGTACGTCGCGATGAAAAGACCCATAAGTGCGTCGTACGTTCACCAGTGGGCCGACATACGTGTGTCGTACGTTCGCTAGTGGGCCATACGTGTGGCTCGTAGTCTCTTACGTTCACTGGTGGGTTGATCAATTTGCCTAGTAGCTTGGACGATTGCCTTTTTAAGTACGGGCCCTCCAGTTGACGGATCCTGCTCACTAAACTTACGACCATACGGACTTTCTCGGATATTGCCCATGCAGATACTAATTTGTGCAAATGCACCGCCGCACTTGGCGTTGCTCGACCGCCGGCGGTGGTCCCCGGCGTGGGATCGCCGGCGACCAGATCATCATACGCGTATGCACGCTCCGCGTCCACGTGGTAACCAAAACATCCTTGCAAACTTTTAAGGCTTGGCACTACGTTTTCTAAAAGGATTtttacttatgtttttttttgtaagaATTCGATTTTAGAATTACTAAAAAGAAGCCCGTTCGTTGCAACGGATGAAAAtcattttaatcttattatttttatatggtttagttaagatgaaatttactgtgggaattcacttggatacatatattttttaaaaatcaccagctgcagttaggagtccatTCGTCTAAGGTTAGTATGCGAgttttcttatacgactccttctgtatttctaaaagcgaatgaatttaaaaaccgatccatacacggatgacataccaaagtaccggcagaaacatttttaatttttataatagtagagatagagattcgTATAAGGTATTTTCTTCACCGCTACCATTGTCCAATcttatttatcttgattgcaaAGTGAACGACTGAAATTCAATCTATAGCAAAGTTTGTATCAAAAATGTTTATACATGGGTCGCCAATTTAACCCCTCTGCATCCGACAACATACCATGCTTATCAGTTGTGATGCCCCgcaatcttaactaattaaaaaatgGGATCACTTTTacatttatcgataaattttatcctaaaaatttgacagatataattatagtataatcatgatgtaattacattgtaacttatatgtaacttgCACGTAAGTTCCAAAAATCTTTCCATAACATATTATTTTCATgaaatggaggtcgtgggaacaaattctcTCACATATATGCGTgcagtgatttttttccttcttcactTACACAAATATTAAAACAAATCAAAcggttcaaaattatgtgaaagttacatgtaaattatagtgtaattacatataagttacagtataattataatataattgtaCTGTGGTTACATCTATTAAttttttgagagaaaatttatcgataaatatatagcaaaattgttcGTCACACATCTTTTTCGTCCGTCTCATCGTGATCGCGCACGCATTATCAGACTTTCGTCCGTCCTCTGCTAACTTGCAGCCGGCCCAATCCACGCGATCCATCCCCGTCCACGGTAGGGTGGTTTTCAGCCCAGTCAACGCGAGCAAATTCGGAATTTTTGCCGCacggaaagaaaacaaaataaaagaaccGCACAGGAAAATCACAGGCCGCCTTCCTCCTGCAATCCGGTGGTTTTAATGTGCCATCCCGTAGATCCCACTTAAATAATTTGATATTTGCCAATTGTATTTATGCAATAGATATATCTTGCCTGATCTATTAACCCTTGATTTAAGGCGAAAGATTTCTTGATCTGTTTTTTAGGTCTAGGGTTCGTCTAGGTGTTCTGGATTTTGGGACTTTTTTAGGTATTTTCTTGTGGTGCTTGCTATGTTTTGGACTGATTGTGATTGGGGCTATGCTCTAACATGAGAATCCAACTCGTCCTCCCTTGACGCACTCCCCACTCCCGCTCCCCGGTAAGATTCCCGCCGATTCACAAGTGCCACTCGCTAACTATAAGGCACAGGCGCCACTTCATCTTGATCGTGCAACAGTCATGCTGTTCCAAGTTGCCGAATCAGCAGTCCTACCGACTCCAGATGGATCCATGGAGTCTGAATCCATGGTGGCAGTGCAGAAGTCTGAACCGTTCTGGACATGCCACGTAGCAAAGCGGATAAATGATGATGTTGGGTCGTCATGGAACCTACTAAGCAGGGATGAATCTAGTAGGTAGGCTCCATCAGGCTCTAGCCTAtcctctgatttttttttaaaaaaagaatatccCATACTCATAGCAAAGCAAAATCAGTCATGGCAACGTTGAGTGGTCGGGGAAGAACAGTAAGGACGCTGATTGGGGAGATGGGGACGACATGGGACATAACACAAGCTCACTCCAACAGCAGTTGGGCCATCTGTTTTAGCCCAATCCTAATAGCTCGTTCGGCTAGGGCTGGTACTAGGCGGCAGGACTTGGCTCGGCCATGGCTTGCGACCACGAGTtgtggtggcggccggcggggaaaCCACGCAGGCAGGTGGGCTGGTGGGGCGGAGAGCGCCACGTAGGACGCGTGTAGCGGCAGCCGACGGCGACACGGGCAGCTGATGACTGAATATATTTAGTTTTATCAGTAATTTTGACAAGCTGGCCTCCTCTCTCCAGGGGGAcctccccccttcccttctcctcctctagtACAACGTGTGGTGGCGGCCGGCGCAGTCGCCGGATCTCGCTGGCCTCCCCTCTCCTGGGGGACCTCCCCCTCCTTCAGTGCAGCGTATGGGCAAGGTGGCAGCCAGCGGAAGTATAGGTGCCATTGTTAACCGGCACTAATAAGATTGAGGTATAGGCGCCGATCAATAAGTGTCGGTTGggaaaccagcacctatagccAGTTCCCAATCGATAACTATAGAGGTTTCTGTACTAGTGGTTGATGCTTGTAAATGATTTGTGTGTATGGAAAAGTGGTAATTGGGTAGTAGATTAATTCTAACTTGAGGAGTGACGCAATTGTGTATCGTGCCAAAACTTATGATTCGGTTTCTGTGATTTGTGATGTTTTCATTCATTGATTCATTCAAGGTAGCTCTAGGCATTCTGGGTGTAGTAGGAAGTCAATTTAGTTCATTGGAAAATTGATTAGATGAGACGGCTCTTTAATGTTTGTTTTTGTTCATAAAGGGTGTATGCAGTCATGCAATTCGCACTACATGCTCTACCACTATATAAATGGAGTTTAATTAACTAAATCGTTTTAACGAGGACGACATTGTCTTTAACAACACTCATCCCTTGTTTTGTCTCAGTAGAAGATATACCAAGGGATAGTGAATCCGATCAATATAGCTAGTGGTTTCGTTTACTTAATTTTCTAAACTACTATTGGTATTCTAACATTTTTGtctctatatatatacgtaGATAAAGAGCAATCAAAGGGAATAGTATATTGCAAAGCCAAAGAAACACAAGAAACAGTTGACAGGAGGAGCGGTGGAAAAGTAATATATTAATGTTGCACAGACTACTTTTCCcatctttttttcctttacaGCTCTATGTTATACTTCCTTTCTGTTTTGTAATAGGATTAGTGCAGGCGTACACAAATGTTAATGGTATTTCTTGATTCTTTTTTCAGTTCTCAACTTAATATTCttgattataaaaaatgaaggttggttgatgtactccctccgtcccaaaaaaacttaacctagagctaactagtctagattcattatcCTAGGAGGGGttggttgagttttttttggccGATGGAGTAGgctggattatattgttttctattattaaaaataaatatagacCCTTGGATTTTTTTCATGAAGTTTAGAACATTAACATAGTTACCTATAcatatatttgatcattaattgtttgttctaattatatagtcataaaaatatagaaaattaagaaaaagaaatgatTTGCATATTTATCCAGGACGAACCGCGGGACATGGAAGAAATGGTCAATACCATCAGAGTAATGCTAAGGACAATGGGCGATGGGGAGATAAGTGCTTCTGCCTATGACACCGCGTGGGTCGCACTTGTGAAGAATCATAACGGCAGCGACAGCCCACAATTCCCCTCGACCATTGATTGGATCTCTCACAATCAGCTGCCAGATGGTTCATGGGGTGATGACTTGTGCTTTCTAGTTCATGATAGGCTCCTCAACACCCTAGCTTGTGTGATTGCGCTGATGGAGTGGAAGGTTCATGGTGACAAGCGTGAGAAAGGTACCATAGTGTTGGCAGATCAATCTGTTTACGATGAGAGGCTTTTTGAGGTTTTCGGTGTAACTGTATTGTGATCTTAATTTTCAGAGAGTTTAAGACTGTTCCATTTGATTTTAGGTTTGTCGTTTATTCGGGAAAATATATGGAGGCTGGCCCAAGAGGAAGAGGCATGGATGCCAGTTGGTTTTGAGATCACCTTCCCCTCACTTTTAGAGATAGCCAAGGACTTGGCTCTTGACATCCCTTATGATGACCCTGCTTTGCACAAGATATATGCCCAAAGGGAGCTAAAGCTTAAGAAGTAATCTGCATACCTGTTTCTAATAGGGAAAGGCTCCAATTTATTCATATGTATTTAATTTACACACACACATTAATAATTTTGTTACATTTGCGTAGGATCCCAAGAGAAATACTTCACTCCCTACCAACAAGTTTGCTTCTTAGCATAGAGGGACTGCGAGGCTTGGACTGGAAGAGGCTCCTCAAGCTCCAACTTTCAGATGGATCCTTCCTATCCTCACCCGCTGCAACGGCCTATGTTTTGATGCAAACGGGCGACAAGAAATGTCTCGAGTTCCTTGATGGAATTGTTAGCAAATTCCATGGGGGAGGTAAATAATGATCTTTCAATTATAAATAAATTCTCATTCGAGACTTCATTTAATTTCTAGTTGAATAGAACCTATTTGATGCAAAGTTCGTTTCTGTACAGTTCCAGAATTGAAAAAAATGGATATCATTTTTGATAGCCGTAACATTATTCAATCGGATTTGTCCAGATATGCATTCAATTCATACTGCCCcagatatgaaaaaaattattgtaGCATTAACCTTTCTGTGAATCGACCAAATGACGGTATTATGATCCACCCAAACAGTCGTTAATAGAGTATTGTTTGTTTCTCTGTTCAATGTTTTGAGTACCATTTCTCTATCCTATCGAAATATTTGAGCGCGTATGGGCAGTCGACCGGTTGGAGCGGCTAGGCATATCTTACTACTTCAAAACTGAAATTGATGAGTACTGCTTAGAATACACCTTCAGGTGATCATTTGACCACATTGTGTACCAAAATACGTATTTTGACTtgtcaaattaatgttataaatCTAATGGAACAGGCATTGGACTAAGGAAGGCGTGACATACAACTGGCACAGCTCTGTGAAGGATATTGATACCGGGTCAATGGCTTTTCGTCTACTCCGGTTGCATGGCTATAGTGTCTCTCCAAGTAAGCAACAGGCAACTGATGTTTCTGTTATTTCTCAACTGATGCTGTTGGTTCTTTAATTCTTTTGATATCTGACTTTGATCGTCATTGGCACTTTGGGACTGAATTCCCGAATAATCGAGTGCAGGGGTGGATCTAGAATAAGTTAGGAGGAAAGCTCATCATCTGCTTCCTCGTCGAGCCCATATACTTTACTTACccatcccctctctcctctccatgGGGATCCAATATAATGGGGTAGGTGTGGCTCGAGCCGCCCTGCACCGATGTTCAATTCGTCCCTGCTCGAGTGTATATCATATAGTCCCGTTATCTACAGCTAGCCACACATCCATAACATAAACACAGATAAGAACGTTCACATGATGAATAATTAAGTAAGAGGGAGGCAGCGTTATTTGcagattttggatggatggagcCTGGCAGCTGGGTGTGGTGGTTGGGTTAAATTTGTGATGTTGGAAGGTCCAAGTACATGATCCATTTCAAAGCCTTGTTACACAACAGGAAACAGGCGAAGTGGTTGGCCATCGTGCTCGGTCTTGTCAGCATGCAAGCTTTCCTATGTCGGGAATAGTCTCATATTTGTTGATTAGGGATTGAACCAACTTAAAAGTAGAAGAGTTTCTTTATCTCTTGAGCTAGTTTTTGGGTGTAGTAAAGCTTTCTCCTAGTTAGACCAATGTCTCCTAGTTTTGAACCAACAGACTTGGTATGTGGAGTATGGATGTTGGATAGTGAAATCGGAGCTATGGTCTAGGTAATTAAGATATATGCAGATGCAAGATATGGAAGGACACACTGGGATATGGCCATATGGCGAAGAATTGCTGTGATTGGCACCGGTGACTGAACAGAACAAGGTGATGCGCTGCAGAGCTCAGCTCGTTGAGATTTACAACTTTCATGTGAAGTATATCTCTATACGAGGTTgcttgaaaaattcaaaaatttaaattttccctCATTCATAACGTTTTGTAACTACCAAGCTTCACCGATAATGTTCTCCATCAATGCTAGTAATAATGACCCAGTCACAGATGAGTGCTCCCATCTTTGAGGATCATCTCATTACATCCGTCACTAGTGAGGTCTCGTAGTCATGGACGACACACTCCagtggcgacgatggcggcgacggcggcaacgtACACCCACGCTTCATGTGTATGAGCGATCATACCATAGCGCATCTTTGAGGTTCCacgaatataaaaaaaaaagtagacgaGCCAATGCATCGAGCAGCTCCCCTTCGTACCCTCACCCCCGACCAATCCAAGAAAATACAAGAACACAAGAACATTCAACAACTCAAGAACAAAAGGAACAGTAAAACATTAAGAATGGGCTGACCGACATCGCGGAGGGCGCCACTGCTTCCTCTCTCGCCGGATTTGGTGGAGGGGAGCCGCCCACCATAGCAAGTCGCTCCCGCCAGCTTCCCTCCCGCCTGatctagcggaggggagggcaccgCTCGCCGTTGCCACCTCCTACCTCCCGCTGTTGCACATCACTCCCGCCGCCTATCCTCCTGCCAGATCTGGCACAGGGTAGGGCGAAGCTGCCTGCTGCCGTCGTCCGCCGCTGCGGCCACCTCCATCCCGCTGCCGCACGTCGTTGTTGCTAGCTCCTTCCCATCACCGAACGCTGCTGTCACCATCTCCCCTACTGCCGGTCTGGCGGAGGAGAGGACGTCACCGGCTGCCGTTGCCTCCGTTCCCACCACTGCCGAAGCCGTTCTCACCACTGCCGAAGCCATTCCCACCACTGCCAtcacctcccccccccccccgctgcTGCACGACGTTGcctgctcctcccctcccgctggcgccaagagagagagacgagagagagagtgagagccgagagagaggaaagggtgTGGTGGAGCGTAATAATAGAGAgatgaggagaaggagaagctaAGGACAGGAGGCTACCAGTTCAGCTCGACCTGATTTTAAGGGTGCCAGGTTTTTAaagaaccaacacctataatacACTAGAGGTTCCGGTTTTAAAAAAAGCAGCATCTATtgtataggtgttggtttttctaaagaaccggcacctatagtcgCTTGAAggtgttagttttttttgtgtgtgttttcaGCCTGTGGAGGTGGAAAAAATACTATAGGTGCTAGTTATGCTATTTTCGACACTTATAGTGCTGACTTGTATATccatttctgtagtagtgtatgGAGGAAGCTACCTATCGGACGTCCGAtgcctaaaaaaaattgaacgaTCAAATATTGCAGTTCACCAACAAGTAaaacattaagttatatatggtgaaataaaaaaatcagcaactgaaacatttaaatattttatgaaacatggtgaagatacacgttgaaacatgtcactgtcacgtatgaaacaacaagtattaacggattgaaacatgtgtttttcttttaacaaaatataatcatgcgatatcttattgtaaagatttaattaaaacGAATATAATGGTGTGATCGGATCATGGAttgaataaataatttaaaagaaaaattattttgaagcttgctaaaatacatgcatgtgtgcatggatgaggtggagagagagtagtaTCAGGTATTTCGAGGTACCAAATGTTGAATGGTAAAGTTacactatacatatatattgctcCAGTGGCAGAGTCAGTGAAATCTAAAATTGCCCATAACCACACATATATCAAATACAGTAAAAGTACGAAAAATGGTATATGAAGGCTGAAACTACCATCACAATTTATACACAGAAGTACggtaaaagtttttttttaaaaaaacttgaacTAACATTTCATTAGAATACCTATCCTCTGTCCACGATTCGAAAAGTTTTATCTATCCATCCGTGAAAACTAGATTAGATTTCTGTTAGGAACATCGTATTATTTCTCCTCTTAATTTACCACTAAAGTTGTCTCGGAATGTGacggtttgatttttttataatggaatAGAATTCCAGCCGTTGCTCagagagctacagccaattattacaacaaTTCAACAGAATAAAAAAACAGTCTTAAAAAAAACAGGAACACACTAACTACTAAAAACGCACACAACATGAGAAGTTAACAAAATTATTAaattctatttgtgaatctcgaTCTAAAGTTGGTGAAAAACTGCATAATCGTCGACTCAAGATTGCGACATGCAGTCTTCACTAACTTTATATCTTCATCACACTTTAGTAGTTGAGCCCAAGACCGGAGCCGGTATGTTGCTCTGAAAAGAATCTGCATATAAGATATAGATGGTGActtgtcaaaaaccatatcatttctacaCAACCATATAGCCCAACAAATAGCGGATGCTACAACAAAAATAAGtttgctagttttttttatcaacccCCATCAGCCAATTCTCAAACATATGAGATATACTAAGCGGAGTATTTAAACCAGAAGAAAATTGTAGAGTTCTCCAAAGAAATCTTGCATAGTGACATTTCACAAATATATGTTGAATAGACTCGTTTTTCATGCAGAAACAACATTTCAAACTACCATACCAATTCCTCCTTGCTAAATTGTCCTTTGTTAACACGacccctttaagcaagtaccacataaaaatcttaatTTTAAGAGACATTTTAAGTTTCCATAAAAACTTATTCCTTTCAATGTAGCTATTATTAATTAAGGCTAAATACATATAATGGACTGAAAATTGACCATTTTGAAGAAATTCCATCAAAATACGTCATTATCCTCTGTCAAATGAATATGAACAATTAAAGCACTCAAATTATGCCAATTAAACAAATTCTAACCTACTAAAGCTCTTTCAAAAGAGACATTCAGTAGAACAGAAGACATAACATTTGCAACCGAGGAATGCCTCCTTCTTACTATAGCATAAAGCGATGGGAATCTATCTTTAGAGGTACTGTTTGATTGAGGTTGTATACAACTAATTAACACTACGACAAACGTACGTATTTATAGAGACCAAAAACTATGTGTAAAATTAGTAATTTAATGTCTGTCGATTGATTGTATTGATCAATGTCGACACGTAGATTGGTTACGCCCTAGACTTCCCCTGGAAAGCAAGTCTGCCACGTGTTGAAACAAGAATGTATCTGGAGCAATATGGCGCCGGCAGAGATGTGTGGATCGGTAAGTCGCTTTACAGGTAAAAGCACGGTAATTAACCAACAATTGTGAAATACTCTCTCTTTATCATGTCATCATCCTCATATATACTGGACGTACACGGTCTTAAACCTTTCTGCAGGCTGCCACTCGTGAACAATGATCTCTATCACAACATGGCAAAAGCTGATTTCAAGTGTTTCCAGAGGCGCTGCCAACTTGAGTGGCATGGCATCAACAAGTGAGCTGCCTCCTGCCTCTCCATCCGACTGATCTACTTTAATTTGGAatggaaataaacaaagaatTACTACGTACTACCCCCTCCTAAAATAGTTGTGTTTATAGGATTAAAATTGTCCTAAAATAGTTTAAATCTACTTTGCAATTTTTTAAACTATTGTCTCATTAATTACATTATattcaaatttctcttctttttaaCCCAAACCACCTTCTACTCCCAAACCATACTCAATAATGATGGGTGTTATATAGAGTTCTCTTCTTAAATATTAATCTATGCTAAACAAAAGGACAACTATTAGGGACGAAAGAAGTACCGGGTCATATGTACTACATCCAAAGTGCGTAATAATTACCGGGTCAAATATACTACTCCATCCAATAAAGCATTTGACTGACACttagtataatataaaatgaattttatttgttaaaaattatattattagattaagatttgaatttaatttcatatggttataattttgtgtaCATgagaaatctatctatctatctatctattatatccTAAAAGTGCAtcaaacttcctataaacactcctaagccgccatatgtcttcctacaaacgctcttgaTTCGACACGTGACACTTTTAAATAAGGTGGAcccaccaattttttttatttaacaaAGGACCCACTATTTTCCTTCGTTGCATTTACtttaataataaaagaaaaggccCATGGGGCCTGTACATGTACGTGTGCTGCAAACTGTACATACGTACACCCATAACCGGCCGGTGCATCTCCTCTTTTCTATTTTCATGCCTTATTACATTGAAACATATTTTTGTTGTAAAATTTTTCTTGAATAACTataaaatttttctatatagctaattttttttatccatgTATACTATTAGATCATTTATAACAAAACTTATAATTCAAATCCCAAATTAACTGTATTTAACAAGTAAAAGAAATACATTGCTTTGGACCACCTATTGGCCACTCAATACACATTTTGAATGGAAAAACACATAGATTTTTAACACATAGATTTTTAAACCATGTGATTAACAACACGTAGTTTACACTAGACAATATAAAACAcataaaacaaattaataagattaaaataataagaacttaattagaaaatacatattcccccgtcccaaaatataagacattTTTGTTGGATGCATGGACATAGATTTAGATTCGTAGTAATATGATATCCCATTCaaccaaaatcacttatattttgTGCCACTACAAATATGTCATTTTAGaaaaatgccactactattcacgATATTGCAGATGGCGTCAaggatggtggcggcgacggcaccCAAGACCTCCCATCGCGGATGCGATCGAGGACAgagacggtggtggtggctccCGAGCCCTCCCACGCGGATGGCGTAAaggatagcggcggcggcggcggctgcatgtTCCGAGTCCTCCCGTCGTGGATAGGGTCGAGGATAGTAACAACGGCGGGGGCTCCTGAGCCCTCCCACGTGGATGGCGTTGAGGACGGCTGCTCCCGAGCCTCCTACTACAGATGgtagcggcggcgacagctacCAAGCCTCCCACCGTGGATAGGGCCGATGATATCGGCGACGGCAGTGGCTCCGGAGGCCTTCACGGAGGTGGTCGATGACGGCGGCAGCGTCAGTGGTGGTCGACGACaatggtggagagagaggaagaggaaagagAAAAGATGGGAGGGAGGTGAAGATGAAACAGACAGTTAGGTCCCACTTGCAGTTGGGGCTAACGGAGATTTTTGACGGATAACGTgatggagtggcatggttctaattttctCAAATTCTAATGGCACGTAGCCAATATCGTGAATAataatgatatttttctaaaatggcatatttgtagtggcatggatccCATTAACCCTTATAAAATATCTTCATACTGCATGCACGCAACCGACCCTCCTCACGTTTTCTTCCCTTTCCTTTAATCTTT is from Oryza sativa Japonica Group chromosome 9, ASM3414082v1 and encodes:
- the LOC4346705 gene encoding LOW QUALITY PROTEIN: syn-copalyl diphosphate synthase, chloroplastic-like (The sequence of the model RefSeq protein was modified relative to this genomic sequence to represent the inferred CDS: deleted 1 base in 1 codon); its protein translation is MHAPRPRDKEQSKGIVYCKAKETQETVDRRSGGKDEPRDMEEMVNTIRVMLRTMGDGEISASAYDTAWVALVKNHNGSDSPQFPSTIDWISHNQLPDGSWGDDLCFLVHDRLLNTLACVIALMEWKVHGDKREKGLSFIRENIWRLAQEEEAWMPVGFEITFPSLLEIAKDLALDIPYDDPALHKIYAQRELKLKKIPREILHSLPTSLLLSIEGLRGLDWKRLLKLQLSDGSFLSSPAATAYVLMQTGDKKCLEFLDGIVSKFHGGVPFLYPIEIFERVWAVDRLERLGISYYFKTEIDEYCLEYTFRHWTKEGVTYNWHSSVKDIDTGSMAFRLLRLHGYSVSPNCYALDFPWKASLPRVETRMYLEQYGAGRDVWIGKSLYRLPLVNNDLYHNMAKADFKCFQRRCQLEWHGINKWYAENDLEVYGVTHKSALTAFFLAAANIFEPNRADERLQWRIQDLSEGYSKLKKKSYRTQKIGLGKSYRSGNDMFKALKEGPDLQKAEELDRQVDMEMQKLALLVLQNYNAADRLSNRTFLDVVKSFCYIAHCSPETVDRHIFMVMFDNLIR